Proteins from a genomic interval of Phalacrocorax aristotelis chromosome 3, bGulAri2.1, whole genome shotgun sequence:
- the LOC142055640 gene encoding syntabulin-like, translating to MARRSGKSISCGHSCSTKPENPERYLTPLQQKEVTIRHLKKKLKESECKVTEREREIEKLKAQVERMKEDWIEDECNHVEMELSLLEARREIKELKQVIESMKNSLAEKDKKFQKYFLEISIENKKLESLVSSMEMALKSSVRDEQRPEYTCDSEGKPLCTTMPDSPTTEDQALEELADSGLFLHEDTANGTDLFEESLTTTTSELSEPAPSNSTVNQEMLENVLDEKLTFSQEEEEKVRNMMVEQTIQTDVVPYSLEGEQFIQNMFRAQSSRCLSSKPAFFTEGIGSISLESLSDSGIVVDLTPGEPNSTILLSPVTPLCRKVEHGVNENHFVKELDFTEPHDDEVFGYVNTVSQTGIKKRYWSSRLASDLAVAAPVVPTIMRPFSTHGAGTDLIYSTRALFCSSVLVHHFALDCLICPINWFENMLLVSEWKR from the exons atggctag gcgatcagggaaatctatttcttgtggtcacagttgcagcactaagccagaaaatccggagcggtatttgactcctctgcagcagaaagaagttacaatacggcatttgaaaaaaaagctgaaggaatccgagtgcaaagttacagaaag ggaaagagaaatcgaaaagctcaaagctcaggtggaacgtatgaaggaagactggatcgaagacgagtgtaatcatgtggagatggagctgagcctcttggaagcaaggagggaaattaaagaactcaagcaagttattgagagcatgaagaacagcttggctgagaaagacaaaaaatttcagaaatacttcctagaaataagcattgaaaacaagaaactggaatctttggtgtcgagcatggagatggccctgaagagctctgtgagagatgagcagcgcccggagtacacatgtgactctgagggcaagccgttgtgtaccacgatgccagacagccccaccacagaggaccaagctctggaggagctggcagacagcgggctgtttcttcatgaggacacagctaatgggactgatttatttgaagagagtttgaccaccacaacctctgagttgagtgagccagctccctccaattctactgtgaatcaagagatgcttgaaaatgttctggatgaaaaactaactttttcccaggaggaggaggagaaagtcagaaacatgatggtggagcagaccatccagactgatgtggtgccatatagcctagaaggggagcagttcattcaaaacatgttcagagctcagagctcaagatgcctgtcctctaagcccgccttcttcactgaaggaattgggtcaatttctctcgaaagcctcagtgattctggtatcgttgtggacttaactccaggtgagccaaactctaccatccttttgtctcctgtgacacctctatgcaggaaggtggagcacggagttaatgaaaaccattttgtgaaagaacttgattttacagaacctcatgatgatgaagtctttgggtacgtcaatactgtttctcagacaggaataaagaagagatactggagcagcagactcgccagcgatctggctgtagcagcccctgttgtaccaactatcatgcggcctttcagtactcatggagcaggaacagatctcatttacagtactagagcgttgttttgcagttctgtcctagtccaCCATTTTGCTCTTGACTGtttgatttgccctataaattggtttgaaaacatgttacttgtttcagaatggaaaaggtaa
- the LOC142055527 gene encoding myelin and lymphocyte protein-like: MSSATSTASLPSGLAVLTTFPDVLFIPEIIFGGLVWILVASSKVQLPVLQGWVMFVSVFCFVMSITLLCLYICGAHGGSSSWVTLAVICQETASLFYLSMAVLEAYSTYISFGPANAVMMTVYQENVAAVATYNSGSRAQILST, encoded by the exons ATGTCCTCAGCAACTTCCACCGCTTCTTTGCCCAGCGGCCTGGCTGTTCTGACaacttttccagatgtgctcttcattcctgaaatc ATCTTTGGGGGCCTTGTCTGGATCCTGGTGGCATCCTCGAAGGTCCAGTTACCCgtgctgcaaggctgggtgatgtttgtctctgtgttctgctttgtcatgtcCATCACCCTCCTGTGCCTCTACATCTGCGGTGCACATGGGGGCAGTAGCTCCTGGGTCACCTTG gctgtcatctgccaggagacagcatctctgttctaCCTCAGTATGGCCGTGTTGGAAGCCTACTCCACCTATATCAGCTTTGGTCCTGCCAACGCCGTGATGATGACCGTCTACCAGGAGaacgttgctgctgtg gccacctacAATTCAGGGTCTCGGGCACAAATCTTGAGCACTTAG